AATCAAAGCATCGGGACAGGTCAACAATAGAGACTCAATAATAATATTTAGTTCGTCATAATTTAAAGGCCAATTGTATTCAAGCAAGGGTTCATAAAGTTCTTCTGCAATTGCTTCGGGTTTTGCATAGATTTCTTTTTTCTTTTTTTCAAAAACCAAATCGATGATTTCTCTAAGATCATGTTTACGCAGCCTTAGTGGTTCAATGCGGAATTCTAATTTTTCCATGTGTTCAAGCAGTTTTGCAAATTCAGGATTATTACCATTTTTATTTTCATCCGGTTTCGAGATTGATGCAATTAGCCGGAAACGGGGAAGCTGACGACCATTAAGGTTGTCTTCGTTAGAATCTTCCAATATCTTGAGCAAATAGGCTTGTTCATCTTTTCCGAGGCGCTCAATGCCTTCTAAATACAAGGTATCTCCGTTTTGCAGATTATATGGAATGATATTCTTTAAAGAGTCATTGCAAACCTTCTCAAAAAAAAGCTTGCCGTCAATCTCTGCGTTAATAAGCTTTGCCAGCATGTAAGGTCGCGTGCCATCTTCGCCACGGATTAATATAGGTGCCGGGTTTTTGTCCGTGTCTTGGGTCGAAATACGTTCGCGAATTTCATCTAGGTCAATCTTCAACAACCTTCGGTAAAACTTAGCTTGGTCACGATCGAATTTCTGATAATTTTCAAGTTTTCGCAACGTCCGGTTAAATTCAAGGGCGCCATTGATGGTAAGCTTCAGGTCAACCATATCAATCGGCTTGCCATGATATTGAAATACGCCCATTTCGAGAAAATCGTGCTTTAGTACAATATCTTGTCCGGAAATGATAATCATAGGCACGCTTGGATTCGACTTTAATAGCTTATCTACCATTGTAAATGGATCAACGCTAAGACCTGGCATATTGACGTCCAGAATCGTTGCATTTAACCGCCACAAATTTGATTCAAATTTTTCTAAAACTTCATTCCAATTTCGCGCAATTAGTAATTCATGATCTTTCTGAAGAAGGCGAACCATAAAGTCTAAAAAAGATTGTTCGTCATCGGCGATGAGCAACGTTGTCATAATTTTTGAATTTCCTTTTTAGGACATTGGATTGGTTAGTTTTATATAGAAGTGATTTAAAGGGAAGTTAATTTAAGAATATTTCCATAAAATGCCAGTGTTATTAACAAATTGTAATGAATAAAAATGAATATATCAGTAACTAGAAGCCATAATTCAGGGATGCAATGCCTTCAAAACAATCTTCTATATTCGGCTCAATTGGGCTTGGATACATTTCTCTTGAGATTATACATTTGAAATCATCTACCTTAAAAAATGATAACAATATGAACTAATCGTTTTGAAATTAAGCTTAAAATGAAATTAAGCTTAAAACACTTGTTTTTGTAATAAATTAATATCGACCAAGTGTCTCAAACGGGACATCATGAGTGAGACACTTTTAAATTTGAACTGGGTATACTTACCTTTTGTAACAGTGTAAGTACTTATTAAATAAAAGGTTTAAATAGGTTTTATTGTTCTTGGCATACTTGTTGCAGATCCCATTCAACAGGCATGTACCTCATGGATGAAACATTAGTTAAAAGGAAGGTGATAGTATGAAAAAGCTCACATATATTTTAATCTTAACTTTGGTTTTTGTACTATTCAGTACAGTATCGGCCCAAACACCCAGTGTGTTCTGGATCGAATCATTCAGCCCGGGCAGTTCGGACCTCAGTGATCCTAAAATAAACAAGGCTGCTTTAGCCATGTTGGATGAACTTATGCAAGATGAACAAATTCAGGTAACATTTTTGGGTGCTGCCGATAGCAAATCATGGAAAATGAATGGCGAATATGTACACCAGGATATTTCTGAAGCCTGGAATGATGCAAAGAGCCTTGGCCGAGCCCGCGCGTTAAGAGCACGGTATGGAAGAGGAGACGTTGGAGTCACTCATGAAAGTATCGCGGGAGTCAAAGTTATTTGGGCCAAAAAGGAAAACTATATTACAAAATTAGACCAACTCGAAAAAGAGAACAAACATTTGAAGGATGAAATTGCTGAAGTGAAAACTGCTCTAAAGGGTCTGACCCATGAACCCGGAACCAATGGTAAAAATGGGCATCCTACATCCGATTCTAATATAAACGTGAGCCTGCAGGCCGGTTTATGGACTTGGCAGACGGGTTCCAGCGGCGGCATTTTATCTCCTTATCTGGCCTCAAGTCTCACAATAGGCAGAGCCTCGTTTCATATTCGAGGAGGTGTAACTCCCTGGCACGCTTCGACAAGCCAGGGCAATAAGTCTGAGTCATTTATTTACTTCGGGGCAAGATACTTTAAATCAGAAAATCTTGGATTTACCCTCGGTGTCTATCGCGGCTGGGAGTTTTTCACCGCAACTGACGATTGGTTATTCAAAACCACAGGCGTTTCAGCGGGAATTGTAGTGAATAAAGGATTTATTGAATTAAATCCTGCCATTACATTTTCCAATCTCAGCTCGTTGGATTATGACTCTAAGTGGCGCTTCGGTGTTACTTTTGGAGTGGGACTAAACATCAAAAATATTTTAAGTAAATAAAAGGTTTGGTGAGTTAGACATGATAAATTTATGTCAAAAACTAACGCGTATGGGGAGAGTAGGAATAAATATATGCTTCTTGTTTGCTTTAATGGCCATTGCATGTAGTAAAGCTCAAATGCCAACTTCGAATGAACAAGAAGGTGAATTGGTCATCACTGTGAATGAGGATTCAGCTTTAATCACAGTTAAAGATTTACATGAAACCTTGATTGCAGAGACTAATGAGCGGTATTCATCGCACACATTGGTAGCCGGACACTATTTGGTTTTCGGGGAAAAAGAAGGAAAACAGCCATTCAGTGAGCTTGTTGAAGTGATTTCAGGCAAGGAGACAGTGGTTCAGATTGAATTATCATCTCCGCCTGCAGATGCTCCGAGTCTCAGCTTCTCAGTGGCTTCCGATACCGTAGAGTACGGAGAAGCTGTGCTTATTGAGTGGCAATCAAACGGGTTTCAGGTGATCATTGATCAAGGAGTCGGTACCCGGGGGCCGGCTGGTTCAGAAGAAGTTATTTTTGCAAATCCCGGAAATAAAGTATTCACAGCCACGGCTTACGGT
This genomic window from candidate division KSB1 bacterium contains:
- a CDS encoding response regulator gives rise to the protein MTTLLIADDEQSFLDFMVRLLQKDHELLIARNWNEVLEKFESNLWRLNATILDVNMPGLSVDPFTMVDKLLKSNPSVPMIIISGQDIVLKHDFLEMGVFQYHGKPIDMVDLKLTINGALEFNRTLRKLENYQKFDRDQAKFYRRLLKIDLDEIRERISTQDTDKNPAPILIRGEDGTRPYMLAKLINAEIDGKLFFEKVCNDSLKNIIPYNLQNGDTLYLEGIERLGKDEQAYLLKILEDSNEDNLNGRQLPRFRLIASISKPDENKNGNNPEFAKLLEHMEKLEFRIEPLRLRKHDLREIIDLVFEKKKKEIYAKPEAIAEELYEPLLEYNWPLNYDELNIIIESLLLTCPDALIRQKHLHQLDFSDIANSKYPTLDDMVDEHIKKALRLTMGNKSRAARMLGITPKTLYARIRQ